TCGTCGCGGTGGAGCGTGAACTCGCCCGTATCGACGCTCAAGAAGACATCCAGGCCAAGGTGCAGACCGAGTTGGGTGAACGTCAGCGCGAGATGCTCCTGCGTGAGCAGCTGAAGGCGATCCAGAAAGAACTGGGTGAAGAAGAGGAGCGCGATGACGTCGAGGAGATGCGAACTCGCATTGCCGAACTCGATCTCAGCGAAGAACAGCGCACCGAAGTCGATCGTGAACTCAGGCGCCTAGAGCGTACGAGCGCGCAGTCGGCTGAGTATCAAGTCATCCGTACGTTTCTGGAGTGGGTCACAGAGCTTCCGTGGAGCGAACGTACAGAGGAGAAGATCGACCTTTCGAAAGCTCAGCAGATTCTGGAAGACGACCACCATGGCCTCGAAGATGTGAAGGATCGAATCGTCGAGTTCCTGGCGGTGCGCAAGCTCCAGCTGGATCGTGCCGAAGAAGCGGAGAAAGGTGCCTCAGGTAATGATGCAGCTGGAAGCGAGCCGCATTCGGGCCGAGGTCCTATTCTACTGTTCGTCGGACCACCTGGTGTGGGTAAGACGTCGATCGCTCAGTCGATCGCGCGGTCCTTAGGCCGGAAGTACGTGCGCATCTCATTGGGTGGCGCGCGCGACGAAGCGGACATCCGCGGGCATCGGCGCACCTATGTAGGTGCCATGCCAGGACGGATTATCCAGGGCATGCGTTCGGCGAAGAGCAAAAACCCGGTCTTTCTATTGGACGAAGTCGACAAACTCGGCGTCTCCTTCCAGGGAGACCCGAGTTCGGCGCTGCTCGAGGTGCTGGATCCCGCCCAGAATTCAACGTTTGTGGATCACTATCTCGGCATCCCGTTCGATCTTTCGGAAGTTCTCTTCATTGCGACGGCGAACTACCTAGACCGCATTCCAGGCCCGTTGCTCGACCGTATGGAGCGCGTTGACTTCGCCGGGTACACCGAGCGCGAGAAGCTTCAGATCGCCAAGAAGTACCTGCTGCCACGTCAGCTGAAGGAGAACAGCCTCACTGCGGGCGAACTCCAGATGACGGACAAGGCGGTTCTCAGTGTTGTGCAGAAGTACACACGGGAGTCCGGAGTGCGTCAGCTCGAGCGCGAGGTCGGCAAATTCGCGCGGAAGGTGGCGAGGAAAATCGCCGCCGGCACCATGAAGAAGATCAAGGCGACTGGGGACGACGTTCGCGACCTGCTCGGACGTCCACGCGTGCACCCCGAAACGTTGGCAGCCGAGGATGTAGTCGGCGTTGCTACGGGGATGTTCTACACGCCCATGGGTGGTGACATCATGTTCGTGGAAGCGAGCGTGATGCCGGGTGAGGGTACCGGCGGCTTCTTGCTCACTGGTCAGCTTGGCGACGTCATGAAGGAGTCCGGTCGGGCGGCACTGTCGTACACGAAGGCACACTGGGAGGGGCTGGGGATTCCTGAGGAGTCATTGAAGGGTCGTGAGATTCACATCCATGTCCCGGCAGGAGCGATTCCCAAGGATGGCCCATCAGCGGGTGTCACCATGGCGACCGCACTCGTGTCGGCCGTGTCGGGCAGGAAGGTCCGCCGCGACGTGTCGATGACTGGTGAGCTCACGCTCACGGGGCGGGTGCTCCCGATTGGTGGAGTCAAAGAGAAGGTGCTCGGTGCGGTTCGGGCGGGGATCAAGCAGATCATCGTGCCTATCGACAATGAGGCCGACTTGGACGACATCCCGGATGAGGTGAGGAAGAAGATCACGTTCCACCTCGCTGAGACGCTCGACGACGTGCTGGCCGTGGCACTTCGCGGCGGCTTGAAGAAGCCTGCGGCGAAGAAGGAGCTGGCTAAGAAGGCTGCGCCGAAAAAGAAGGCGGCCGCGAAGAAGAAGGCATCCGGAGGCACCGTTCGGGCTTAGATCCCTAAGTCGACCGAAGGTCCAGCGGGCCGCTTTACCTTTGGGGGTAGAGCGGCCCGTTTTTTTAACTAGGCCTCGACTCTGATCTTCCCGGGTTCACCTTCAGTAACTTCACCGATCACCGCAGTCACAGGTGCCTGTCCGTATAGGTCGGCCATGAGTGGTGCCAATATGTCAGGCTTCACACACATGAGCATGCCGCCAGACGTCTGCGCGTCGGCGAGCAGCACCCGCTTGATCTCGTCGACCTCGCCAGAGAAGGTCACGTCGGCTGCCACGTCTTCCAGATTGCGCTTCGATCCTCCGGAAATATGACCGCCGATAGCGAGCTCTCTCGCACCGTGCATGACAGGGATGTCGCTGGATCGCAGGTTAGCCGCGGTGCCGGATGCCCTCATCATACCGCGGAGGTGCCCGAGTAGGCCGAAGCCGGTGACGTCTGTGGCCGCGAGCACGCCTCCGTTCACCATGGCCGCCGCCGCCCCGGCGTTGAGCGTCGCCATGATATCCACAGCGTTCGCGATCACATCATCCGGCGCCTCGCCTTTCTTGATCGCTGTCGCGATCACTCCGGAGCCGATGGGCTTGGTGAGGACCAGCAAGTCACCGGGCTTCGCGCCGGTGTTGGTCACCATGTGGTTCGGGTCGACTTCTCCGATCGCGACGAGCCCGTACTTCGGCTCGGCGTCATCGATCGTGTGCCCGCCCAAGGTCGGTATGCCGAGGCCGCGCGTGACATCGCTTCCGCCCCGCAGGATCTCATCAAGGATGCCCTCGGACAGCAGCGCACGAGGGAAGCCCACCAGGTTGAGCACGAACATGGGCTTCGCCCCCATGGCGTAGATGTCCGACAACGCGTTCGTGGCGGCTATGCGGCCAAAGTCGTAGGGGTCATCGACTATGGGCGTGAAGAAATCAGCCGTTACGACCAAGGCACGGTCGTCGGTTAACCGATACACAGCAGCATCGTCGCCGGTCGTATGACCGACGAGGGCGTTCGGATCTTCCACCGGCAGGACGTGACGCAGAACCTGCGCCAACTCGGACATCCCGAGCTTACATGCTCAACCGGCTCCGTGACTGAGCTGGGACAGCCGAATCTTCGGCCTCTGGTCCCTTGGCTCGTTCGCCATGGTCTCCTCTCGGGATGGGGGAAGTAAAGTCGAGCGTCCACGAAGTTGGGGGTGGAAGCCCGTGCTGGGAACCGCTTTCAGGGCAGTTGCCCCAGATAGATACGGCCGCGTTGACGAAATTCGACACATGCCGCGTCCCTTTATGTATGAACTCTCCCGTCAACGTTCCTGTCATGGCCGCGCTCTTTATCGCGATCGGATCGGTGCTCTCGCTCGTCGCGGTCGTTTCGATGTACCGCGAGGGCAGAATCTTGAAACGGCTGCGCGCTAGGCCGCTGAAGCCGGTGACGATCCTCAGTGTCCATTGGGCGCTGTGGTGCTCTACCCGATGATCGCGATCTCTGGGCTCTTCTTCCCTATCGAGGTCCTCAGTCTTCCGCTGCAGCTTGTGGCCTACTCACTTCCGACAACGAATGCCAGTGCCTTAATGACCGGGATCTGGGACGGAGCAGGGTGCGGTGCCCATGGGTGGAACGTGCTTGGTTTGGTCGCAGCCATGGCGTCGTCGCTCGCGTTGTCTGCCAGGGTGTTTCGCTGGGAGTAAGGCCGCGGCGGAAACCAACACGGACGGAAGTGTACCCATGGGTCCTGTCACGATGTGTGCCGCGCAATCCACCTTCTGACCCAGCAGAGGCCATTGGCCACTCCGACTCTCGACACACGCCAACTCCTCGCGAAGGAGCTGTCTCGGACGGAACCCGAGATGGACCTCGCGCGAGCGTTTCTGTTGGTGGCGAAGGAAGAGTATCCCCAGCTCTCTGTGGAGCTGTATCTGGCCCGGCTGGATCAACTCGCTGAAGAAGTCAAAGATCGACTCGCTGACGAAACGGCGCCGCTCATTGTTCTCTCCGAGGTGGTCGATACGCTGTATCGTCGGCGAAAATTCAACGGCAATCGGGAGGCCTACTACGACCCCAGGAATTCGTTTCTCAACGACGTACTCGATCGCGGCACGGGGGTCCCGTTGACCTTAGGGGTCGTCCTGCTCGAAGTAGGCTGGCGTCTGGGCCTCCCTCTCGAGGGGGTGAGTTTTCCCGGCCACTTTCTCATTCGATTCAACGGTGAAGCGATGGACCTGCTGCTCGACCCCTTCGATGGAGGGAAGGCCCGCTTCGAGGACGAAGCGCAGGAACTCCTAGATCGGGTTTACGGCGGCATGGTCCGCCTCCAAGATGCGTTTATGAAGACGGCCGATCGGCGCAACATGATCGTGCGACTGCTTACAAATTTGAAGGGTGTCTACGTGAACGTTGGAGACAACAAACGGGCGCTCGCCGCCGTTGAGAGGATCCTCATGGTGACGCCGACGGCGCCCGCGGAGAACAGGACACGTGGTGTGCTTTTGGCACGGCTGGGTCGGCGCGATGAGGCTGCGGAGCAGCTCGAACGGTATCTCCGGGTTTCCCCTAGCGCCGCAGACTCCCAGACCGTGAGCGCGATGTTGAAGGATCTCCGGGAAGGCCGAGATCTGTCGAACGACGTGGGGGCCGTATGACGCCGAGCAGCATATGGACAGATATGGAAGCCGCAGGAGGGATCGCCTCCGACTATCACGGACGCTCTCTCATGCGACACTTCGGAGACCCGGCGGGCGAGTATCAGGCTGCGACGATGAAGGTCGCTGTCTTCGATCGTAGTCATCGAGCTCGGCTGGCGATCACGGGACGTTCTCCGTCCCAGATGCTGAATGGCATTCTTACGGGGCGGCTACCGTCCGCGCCTGGTGCGGCCGGAGAGGGCGTCATAGGCGGGGCTGCCACGTACAGCACCGTCCTGACCCCGAAGGGTAAGATGCTCACTGATTTGTGGGCGATCTCCCAGGGAGACGATGACGCTGAACAGCTTCTGCTCGATGTCCCGGTCGCGGGGGTCGAGGCACTGATTGAGAATTTCAAGAAATACCTACCACCTCGATTCGCGGCGGTTGCAGACGTGACTCCGGACACGGGGATGATCACAGTGGTTGGCCCGGAGTCAGCTGCGGTCCTGTCGCGACTTGCCCTCGGACTCCGGGTCGGCATTGATGACCTCACCGCGCTCCAAGAGGGCGAGTGGCGGTCGGCTGGAGAGTCAGCGGTGGATGGACTTCTGGTCATCAAGACCGAAGAGGTCTGGCCTGACGCGTACACGGTCGTGGGTCCAGCTGAACCCGTGGCCGCGCTCTGGCGCGCTCTGGTTTCGGGGGGTGCTCAGCCCGCGGGCCTCGGCGTCTGGTCCACACTGCGTGTGGAAGGCGGTCGACCCGTGTTCGGAACCGACATGGATGAGAACACCATTCCGATCGAAGCTGGTATTCACGACAGAGCGATCGATTACCAGAAAGGGTGTTACACAGGGCAGGAGGTCATCATCCGTATTCGAGACCGCGGTAGGGTGAATCGCCACCTACGCCAACTGCACCTCGGTGATGTACCGACCCCAGCCAAGGGCACCGAACTCCTCTCTACAGATGGGTCTGAGAAAGCAGTCGGGTGGATCACTTCGGCGGTTCAATCGCCCAAGTATGGCGAGACGCTTGCGTTGGGGTACGTACGAAGGGGCGTGGAAAGCCTCCTTCTCAACGGAAACGAAATCGGGGTCCCGACCGAGTAGCCGAGACCCCGAACCATCGTTGCGACGTGGTGCCCTCTACATCCCTTCGAGCTCCGCGAGTGCTGCCAGGATGTCCTCGTTCTCCGGCCGGACCCGGTAGTTCACCTCGGTGAATTTCCAGTGCACGCGGCCCTCCTTGTCGATCACATAGGCCGTTGGATGCGGAATCGCGCGTCCTTTGCCGTCTTCGCTGTTGAAGAGCCCGTACCGATTGATGATCGTCGCGTCCGGGTCGGACAACAGCGCGAAGTCGATCATGTAGCCGTCGTTTTCTTCGGCCACCCGATCGACCATCATTTGGAGCATTTCCGGACCGTCTGAAGAAAGTGCGAGGATCTCAGTCCCTTCGCGCTGTTCCGGGGTCATGAAGTCTTGCAGCTCACCGAGCTGCTTAGCGCAGTAGGGTCACCAGTGGCCTCGGTAGAAGAGCAGCACAACGTTCTTTTCCCCGCGGAAACTCGAGAGCGTGGCGACCGGCCCGGCCAGTGTATTGGCGGAAAAGTCGGGTGCCATATCCCCGGCTTGGACCCGCTCGAGGTCCACACCGAGTAGGTCGAGCCCGTCCACGGGGCCCAACACGATTTCCTTCATCTCTTCCACCACGGCTTCGGCTGTCTCATCTGCCACCCCACATCCGCCCATCCCGACAACGCCCGCTGCGATGAGTGAGAATGCGTAACGTCGCATTCGGTTCTCCACAGTTGCGTGAGTCCAGCAGTCCATATTCTTCGACACCCTATAGAGTCTTCTTGCTGAGCGCCAAGCCGTAGGAGTCGGTAGTGGTTCCTCGTGTTTCCGGATTCGTTTGACGGGACCGTACTCGGTCTCGACTTTCCTCAGCCTACATGCATGCGGTCAATCACGTCGATGGGCCCAGAACATTAAGGAGTGAACCCGATGCCCGGTTCGCGTCTCGTCCGACTTTTCTTCGTCTTTCTTGCTGCCGGTTCGTCTGTGCCGACCACTGTGGTGGCTCAGGAAGACACTCCAGTCGTCAATCAGTCCGACAATGTTTTGCTTCGGCCTATGGTATGGCGTTCGATCGGCCCCATCGGACAGGGCGGACGAGTTGACGACATCGCGGTCCGTTCGGACGATCCGTTCACCTACTATGTGGGCTTTGCCACGGGTGGGCTCTGGAAGACCGTAAACAACGGGACGACGTTCGAGCCGATCTTCGACGAATACGAGACGCACTCGGTCGGAGCGCTCGGTATATCCATGTCGGATCCCGACGTGCTTTACGTGGGCACTGGAGAGTCGAACAATCGACAAAGTTCTTCCTTCGGCGCGGGCATGTACAAGACAACGAACGGAGGTGAGACCTTCACCTTCGTCGGTCTTCGCGAGACCCAGTCGATCTCGCGGGTCATCGTGCATCCCACGGACCCCAACACGGTCTGGGTTGCGGCGAACGGCGCTCTCTTCAGCGCCAGCTCTGAACGCGGCGTGTTTAAGACGACTGACGGTGGCGCGACATGGGACCATGTGCTGTCCATCGACGAGAACACCGGCGCCACGGACCTCATCATCAAGCCGAACGATCCTGATCACCTGATGGCGGCAACCTACCAACGCCGCCGCAGTGCCTGTTGCTTCGTGGGTGGTGGTGAAGGAAGCGGGATCTGGGCTTCTGGTGACGCCGGAGATACGTGGAGCAGAGTGGAGGGGAATGGTCTGCCGAACGGCACGATGGGCCGAATCGCACTGGCGACGACCCCCGCGAACCCGGATATGATCTACGCCCAGATCGAGGTCGCCGCGGACAACGAGCGCGAACTCAACGACGATGAACGTTCGGCTTGGCAGACGCTCATTCGTGAACAGAACCCACCGGACGATCAGCAGTGGAACGGGGTGTGGCGCTCTATGGACGGAGGCCAGAGCTGGCAATTCCGCAGCAATGAGAACGGGCGGCCGATGTACTTCAGCCAGATTCGTGTCTCGCCGACAGACCCCGAACTTCTCTACACGGTAGACCAGCAGGTCGCGAAGTCCCGTGACGGAGGACGCACGTGGGAGACTCTCACGGGCTTCGGACACGTGGATCAGCACGCGTTGTGGATCAACCCTGCCAATCACGATCACATCATGATCGGGAACGATGGCTCCATCGACGTCTCTTACGATCAGGGTGAGAACTGGGAGTCGATTCGCACGTGGGCTGTAGGCCAGCCCTATCATGCGTCAGTCGATATGCAGCGGCCGTACAACGTTTGCACGGGCCTACAGGACAATGGGACCTGGTGCGGACCCAGCTCGGTCCGCGCTGGCAACATCCTGCCCCAAGACTGGTTCAACGCCGGGGGAGGAGATGGCTTCTATACCCAAATCGACCCCACCAACCCGGACATCATCTACTCCGAGTCTCAGAACGGGAACGTGCGGCGCATCAACCTGGCGACCGGTGAGCAGCCGAGCATTCGTCCCCGTGGAACGGGTGGCCGTGGCGGTGGGGGTCCGAACATTGTCCCGGCGCCTTCAGCCACGGATCAGATCCGCTGGAACTGGAACACGCCCATTCTCCTCTCCCCGCACAATCCGAGCACGGTCTATGTTGCCGGGAATCGCTTCTTCATCTCCCGTGATCGAGGTGATACATGGACCATGTCAGAGGACCTTTCCAAGAACATCGATCGTGACGAGATCGACCTGATGGGTGTGCAGAACGATGTGCCGCGCTGTGCACAGCTCAATCGTGGTATCGAGTGCAACCTCTCCCGCAACGATGGTGTGACGATGTGGAGCGCTGGTGTCACCGTTGCGGAGTCGCCTATCCAGCCAGGCGTTCTTTGGATGGGCACGGACGACGGCAACATCCAAGTCAGTCAGAACGGTGGCGCGACGTGGACCGAGGTGAGCCGCAATCTCCCGGGTGGGACCACGCAGTACTACGTGTCTCGGGTGGAGGCTTCTCATCACGATGTGGCAACGGCCTATGTCTCCATTGACGGGCACAAGTCAGGTGACCTCAAACCGTATGTCTACGTGACGCGCGACTACGGGCAGACTTGGCAGGATATCAAGTCCAATCTCCCGGACTTCGGGAATGTGAATACGATCCGTCAGGATCCGCGCAACGCGAACATTCTATACGCGGGCACCGAGTTCGGCTTCTTCATCTCGGGTGACGACGGGCAAGAATGGCACAGGTTCATGAACGGCCTGCCGGTTGTCCGGATCGACGATGTGCTGGTGCATCCTAGAGACAACGATCTCGTGCTGTCGACCCATGGCCGGTCCATCTACGTCATGGATGACATCACCGCTCTCCAGGATGTTACGACGGAGATTCTCGAAGAGGAGTTTCACCTTTTCGAACCACGTGAGTCGGTCCAGTGGAAGTTGGACCGACGCTCGAACCGGTCGGTCACGGGTGACAAGAACTGGGAGGGTGAGAACGCACCGGTGGGCTCCGCGATCCACTACTACCTGGAGGACGCTGCAAGCGGTGACGTCACGATCACGATTACGGATGCCGTGACGGGGGAGGTCTTCCGGTCCATAGAAGGCACCGGTGTTGCCGGCCTGAACCGTGTGCAGTGGGACCTACGGAGTAATCCGCCCGAGAACGGTCGTGGCGGCGGTGGCGGCTTCGGCCGGAACCGTGGTCAGCCAGCGACCCCGGGCGTCTACCGCGTGACCGTTTCGGTGAACGGCGATGACTACACTACGACCGTCCGTGTCCTCGAAGACCTGTGGATGAACTGATGACATGATGAGCTTTAAAATGAAGCGATTGGCTCGAGGACTCGGTGCGCTAGCCCTCGTCGCGCTCCTTGCGGCGTGTAGCGAGCGATACCCGCCACCGCCGGACGCACGGATTGATCCGGTAGTGGACGTCATCCAGGGCATCGAGTTCGTCGACAACTACAGATGGCTCGAGGATCAGGAATCGGCGGAGACCCGCTCCTGGATCGACGCTCAAAATGCCTACGCGGAGACCATCGTGGGGCAGGGGCCCGTCCGTGAGCATCTCCGCGCGATTCTGAGGGATCGCCTCGACGAGGACAACGTCGGTGGGACAAGGAAGATCGGCGACTTCGAGTACTTCACCATGAGGCGGCAGGGCGAAGAGGTTCCGGTGATCTATCGCAGGCCAGCCCCGGCGGACGACGACGAAGCCGAGGAGCCCACGGTGGATGAGGAGTACGAGGTCTTCATGGACCCGGTGGACCTAGATCCCACGTATCGAACGTTGATCGAGATGATGGGTGCGTCACCGGATCAGACGCTGATGCTCTATTCAATCCGACAGGGCGGCGCGGACGAGTTAGAGATCCGCATCAGAAATCTCGAGACGGGTGAGGACCTTCCCGATTATCTCCCCAACGCTCTATACGGTGGTGTGCAGTTCGACGAAGAGGGCACGGGCTTCTACTACACGCACAGGTCACGCGTCGATGGGCCGCGCGTCCGCCATCACACGCTGGGTGAGGACTCGTCCGAGGACGAGGAAATTTGGGGTGAGGGTTATGGCCCGGAGGTGTTTGCTAGTATGAATCGAGTGGGAGGGGGCCGGTATCGGCTCTATTCGGCGCAACACGGCTGGGCCCGCAGTGATCACTTTATTCAGACCGGCGATGGCGCGATACGTACCATCGTTGAAGGCGTCCCGGCACACTTTCAAGTCCGCTTTCGGGGCGGTCAGCTTTTCATCCGGACGGACCATGAAGCATCTAATTTTCGACTCGTTGTAGCCGATCCAGACAACCCGACCCCCGATGCTTGGTCCGAACTGATCCCTGAGAGCGAGGATCTTCTCGAGAGCTACCAGTTTGTGGGAGACAAGATCGTCGCGATCTACCTGCACGAAGTGGAAAACCGTGTGCGGGTCTTTGAGATGGACGGCACGCCCGTTGGTGAGGTCTCCGTACCGGAACAGTCGACCGTCTCTGTCAGAGGCGCAGGTGACGGAAAGGCGACACTCACAGTGGTCGGATACCTGACGCCTGCCACGGAGTATGAGGTCGATCTGGAGACTTTGGAGGTCGAAATGACGGAGCCTCCGGAAGGTTCTCCAGAGGGATTCGAAGTCACTAAGCTCTGGTTCACTTCGACTGGGGGTGCACGAGCTCCGGTGTATGTGATGCATCGCGCCGGAATCGCACTCGACGGAAGCCACCCGACAATCTTGAACGGCTACGGTGGTTTCACATCGAACATCAAGCCGAGCTTCTCGACGACACGCATGGCGTGGCTGGAGATGGGTGGGGTCTACGCGGTGGCAACGCTCCGGGGCGGGACCGAATTCGGGGAAGCGTGGCACCAAGACGGCATGCTCGAGAACAAGCAGCACGTCTTCGACGACTTCATCGCCGCCGCGGAGATGCTGATCGACGAAGGGTACACGACCCCTGACCATCTCGGCAGCAACGGTGGCAGCAACGGTGGACTGCTCGTGGCTGCTGCGATGACGCAGCGACCGGATCTCTTCCGGGCCGTGTTATGCACCTATCCTGATCTGGACATGGTTCGGTTCTATGCATTCCAGGAGACGAACAACATGCCGGCACTGCTCGAATACGGTGATTCTCGTATTCCCGAACACTTCGACGTGATCCGTCAGTACTCACCCTATCAGGCGGTACGGGACGGGGCCGACTATCCGGCAGTCATGTTGGCTACCGGCGACCTCGACACCCGAGTGCCACCGCTGCAAGCCCGACGGATGACTGCGCGACTCCAAGCAGCGACCGCGTCCGGGCTTCCCGTGATCCTCTGGTACGACGCCCGCGGTGGGCATGCGGCAGGGCGTGGTCGCCCGATGACCCTACGGATCGAGGATACGGCCCGGGAGCTAACCTTTATGGCGCAGCAGCTGGGTCTTGAGGCTCCCAACTAACGTTTCGCGAGCAGGTCCGCCACGATCAAACTGCCGTGCTGTCGGCCGTTTTCGATGAAGACCTTGTTGGCGTTGTGACCGGCAGCAATAACCCCCGCGATATAGAGACCGGGAGTGTTCGTCTCCATGGTCTCTAAATCGTGATGCGGTTTGCCGGTCTCGTCGTCGATCTCGACGCCGAGACCGCGAAGTGTGGAGTGGTCTGCCCGCCATCCCGTCATTGCAACGACGAAATCGTTGGAGATCTCGGTTGTGTCGCCTGAAGCATCACTACGGATCACCACTGACGTTGGCTTGATTTCCGTAATACGACTGTGCCAGTGCACGCCGATCTCGCCCTTTTCGAGGCGATTGGTGATATCGGGCACGACCCACGGCTTCACCCCGCGATCGATCGTGTCCATGAAGTGCACAAGCGTGACGCGTGAGCCGTTCCGGTACATCTCGAGTGCCGATTCTACCGCGGAGTTTCCGGCGCCCACGACGAGCACGTCCTGGGCGTAATATGCGTACGGTTCGTGGTAGTAGTGGTGGACCTTGTCCAACTCCTCACCGGGTACTTCGAGAAAGTTGGGGTGATGGAAACCACCGGTCGCGAACACAACCGATTTGGCACTGAAGATCTCCTGGGTCCCGTCTCGTTTGGACGTGCGTACCGTGAAATCACCTTCGCTTCCTGAGATCTCGTCCACGTTCTGGTACTGACGGACGTCCACGTCCCAGTGTTCGACAACGCGCCGGTAGTATACGAGCGCCTCACGACGGGTCGGCTTCGACTCGGGGATGGTGAAGGGTACATCTCCCACCTCGAGCATGAACGCCGTACTAAAGAAGGTCATGTAGTACGGGTAGTTCGTGAGCGACTGGGTGATGCAGCCTCGATCGAAGAGGACACATGACACACCGGCCTTCTTTGCAGCGGCGCCTACGGCGATGCCGCAGGGGCCAGCGCCGACCACCAAAAGTTCAAGTTTATTGCTCATGCTTGAGACTCTACCTAATCGCCTGTGCGGGTTCCAGTCACCCGAGCTGGGCCGGGCGATTGCCGTGGGTTGTGCTGCCGCGCACCTTGAAAATTCACGGCGAGAGAACCATCCCGACCTCCACGACATATGACGACTGCTGAGACCGAAGCGCGGAAGGCGCTAAATCGCCTCAGGCGCGCAACCGAGAAAGCAGAGCGAGAGCTCGAGACGCTGACCGGGGCGCTCCGGCACGCGGAGGGTGGCGATTTTCCTGCGGAGGTTTACGAAGAAGTGGAAGCAGCCGTCCGGCGCGTGCTCGATTTCACCGACGAGGAAGGAGTCCGGCTGCAGGAGAAGATCCTGCATGCTGGCGGTCTCGAGCCGGGGAGAGTGCGACGTGGGTAAGGACATGAATCGTCGCACCTTCGTGCGAGCGTCGGCCGTAGCGGGGGCCGGGTCCTTGATTGCTCCCGAGCTCGTGTGCGGCGCGCGACGGGCTGACTTGGTTCTCCGTGGGGCGACAGTGTTCGACGGAACGGGTCGGGCAGGTCGAGAGGTCGACGTGGGACTCACTGGGGATCGGATCACTGAGATCGGTACGAATGTGGCCGCCGGCTCGAACGAGATCGACCTCCGTGGACTCGCACTGGCGCCCGGCTTCATCGATGTGCACTCGCACGCGGATATGTCGCTCCTCATCAACAACAACGCCGAGAGCCGCATTCGACAGGGAATCACGCTCGAAGTTGTAGGACAAGACGGAGGTTCCGTCGGGCCCTGGTCCGACGCGGGGTTCGAAGCCACTCGTGATCGGTACGACCGACAGTATGGAATCGACATCGACTTCCGGGATCC
This is a stretch of genomic DNA from Longimicrobiales bacterium. It encodes these proteins:
- the selD gene encoding selenide, water dikinase SelD, producing the protein MANEPRDQRPKIRLSQLSHGAGUACKLGMSELAQVLRHVLPVEDPNALVGHTTGDDAAVYRLTDDRALVVTADFFTPIVDDPYDFGRIAATNALSDIYAMGAKPMFVLNLVGFPRALLSEGILDEILRGGSDVTRGLGIPTLGGHTIDDAEPKYGLVAIGEVDPNHMVTNTGAKPGDLLVLTKPIGSGVIATAIKKGEAPDDVIANAVDIMATLNAGAAAAMVNGGVLAATDVTGFGLLGHLRGMMRASGTAANLRSSDIPVMHGARELAIGGHISGGSKRNLEDVAADVTFSGEVDEIKRVLLADAQTSGGMLMCVKPDILAPLMADLYGQAPVTAVIGEVTEGEPGKIRVEA
- a CDS encoding tetratricopeptide repeat protein, whose product is MATPTLDTRQLLAKELSRTEPEMDLARAFLLVAKEEYPQLSVELYLARLDQLAEEVKDRLADETAPLIVLSEVVDTLYRRRKFNGNREAYYDPRNSFLNDVLDRGTGVPLTLGVVLLEVGWRLGLPLEGVSFPGHFLIRFNGEAMDLLLDPFDGGKARFEDEAQELLDRVYGGMVRLQDAFMKTADRRNMIVRLLTNLKGVYVNVGDNKRALAAVERILMVTPTAPAENRTRGVLLARLGRRDEAAEQLERYLRVSPSAADSQTVSAMLKDLREGRDLSNDVGAV
- a CDS encoding peroxiredoxin family protein; protein product: MAPDFSANTLAGPVATLSSFRGEKNVVLLFYRGHWUPYCAKQLGELQDFMTPEQREGTEILALSSDGPEMLQMMVDRVAEENDGYMIDFALLSDPDATIINRYGLFNSEDGKGRAIPHPTAYVIDKEGRVHWKFTEVNYRVRPENEDILAALAELEGM
- a CDS encoding redoxin domain-containing protein, which codes for MRRYAFSLIAAGVVGMGGCGVADETAEAVVEEMKEIVLGPVDGLDLLGVDLERVQAGDMAPDFSANTLAGPVATLSSFRGEKNVVLLFYRGHW
- the lon gene encoding endopeptidase La — its product is MPDAKGAGEEREDSMGERFTLPVLPLRDTVVYPGVAVPISAGRPGTVEAVQAALDGDRRMFAVAQRENVDDPLPEYLYNVGTVVRIIQTHRVRGGVQLLVQGEGRAQALSYHDEGESMMHAVLLDMESQEPRNEADPAFQALDRELRDRAAELGTRRGVPAEALNQLIQGVDEPGPFADLVAFYLELETSDKQDLLETLDDEDRMRSCLVAVERELARIDAQEDIQAKVQTELGERQREMLLREQLKAIQKELGEEEERDDVEEMRTRIAELDLSEEQRTEVDRELRRLERTSAQSAEYQVIRTFLEWVTELPWSERTEEKIDLSKAQQILEDDHHGLEDVKDRIVEFLAVRKLQLDRAEEAEKGASGNDAAGSEPHSGRGPILLFVGPPGVGKTSIAQSIARSLGRKYVRISLGGARDEADIRGHRRTYVGAMPGRIIQGMRSAKSKNPVFLLDEVDKLGVSFQGDPSSALLEVLDPAQNSTFVDHYLGIPFDLSEVLFIATANYLDRIPGPLLDRMERVDFAGYTEREKLQIAKKYLLPRQLKENSLTAGELQMTDKAVLSVVQKYTRESGVRQLEREVGKFARKVARKIAAGTMKKIKATGDDVRDLLGRPRVHPETLAAEDVVGVATGMFYTPMGGDIMFVEASVMPGEGTGGFLLTGQLGDVMKESGRAALSYTKAHWEGLGIPEESLKGREIHIHVPAGAIPKDGPSAGVTMATALVSAVSGRKVRRDVSMTGELTLTGRVLPIGGVKEKVLGAVRAGIKQIIVPIDNEADLDDIPDEVRKKITFHLAETLDDVLAVALRGGLKKPAAKKELAKKAAPKKKAAAKKKASGGTVRA
- a CDS encoding glycine cleavage T C-terminal barrel domain-containing protein; translated protein: MTPSSIWTDMEAAGGIASDYHGRSLMRHFGDPAGEYQAATMKVAVFDRSHRARLAITGRSPSQMLNGILTGRLPSAPGAAGEGVIGGAATYSTVLTPKGKMLTDLWAISQGDDDAEQLLLDVPVAGVEALIENFKKYLPPRFAAVADVTPDTGMITVVGPESAAVLSRLALGLRVGIDDLTALQEGEWRSAGESAVDGLLVIKTEEVWPDAYTVVGPAEPVAALWRALVSGGAQPAGLGVWSTLRVEGGRPVFGTDMDENTIPIEAGIHDRAIDYQKGCYTGQEVIIRIRDRGRVNRHLRQLHLGDVPTPAKGTELLSTDGSEKAVGWITSAVQSPKYGETLALGYVRRGVESLLLNGNEIGVPTE